The following coding sequences lie in one Arachis hypogaea cultivar Tifrunner chromosome 9, arahy.Tifrunner.gnm2.J5K5, whole genome shotgun sequence genomic window:
- the LOC112708730 gene encoding uncharacterized protein: MQELRHRVQNLERQLADRERDGWSTDPSYTPSPGGEEEESSHRSRPRRISASRMEAESTQEESPIPRRRNDTVIYSRGRRTRRTARGREDEEGRSERTRQPVIMGVTPFHRSILEVRLPKHFDKPTDMRYDGTQDPLEHLTAFEARMNLEGVGDEVRRRAFPVTLAGPAIRWFNGLPQGSIYTFSDISRAFLAQFTTRIAKAKHPINLLGVTQRQGEPTRRYLDRFNDECLEIDGLTDSVASLCLTNGLLNENFRKHLTTKPVWTMHEIQTVAKEYINDEEVSRVVAANKRQSGYGQTRQSGGDGERAKEKVREEASNKAPRPFPRVGKFTNYTPLTLPIVEVYQQIAEKGILPKPRPLKDRTGGNKNLYCDYHKGYGHQTQDCFDLKDALEQAIREGKLAAFSHLIREPRRRYRDQDEEGKTRSIKRRQEPEDRDHGLTVINVVTAKNAAPKSRSAHKKDARVLAISSTPVQNTKKPPSISFGPEDQWFSDAPENPPMVITARVGTGLVKRILVDTGADSNIMFRNVFDALGMKDSDLTTHQHGVIGLGDHFIKPDGVISLPISVGQKQGRRSAMAEFVILRDSTAYNIILGRKTINDFEAIINTKLLVMKFVADDGSIGTIRGDLETAVACDNASLSLRKKSKEASGVFLADLDARVEDNPRPEPEGDLEKFSIGDEGEKFTFR; encoded by the coding sequence ATGCAGGAGCTACGCCACAGAGTCCAGAACCTAGAACGACAGCTAGCCGACCGGGAGAGGGATGGATGGTCTACCGATCCGAGCTACACCCCATCCCCCGGGGGCGAGGAAGAAGAGAGCTCTCACCGAAGCCGCCCACGGCGTATATCTGCATCCCGGATGGAAGCAGAGAGCACACAAGAGGAATCACCCATTCCGAGAAGACGAAACGACACAGTCATCTACTCTCGTGGCAGACGAACTCGCCGAACGGCGAGAGGTCGTGAGGACGAAGAAGGGAGATCCGAGAGAACACGACAACCTGTGATAATGGGTGTCACGCCGTTCCACCGATCTATCCTTGAGGTCCGGTtgccgaaacacttcgacaaaccaacggacatgaggtatgacgGAACCCAAGATCCTCTAGAACATctcacggcctttgaggccaggatgaacctagagGGAGTAGGCGATGAGGTAAGGCGCCGCGCCTTCCCGGTAACCTTAGCAGGACCAGCGATCAGATGGTTTAATGGCCTCCCTCAAGGTTCCATCTATACCTTCTCAGATATTAGCCGCGCGTTTCTGGCTCAATTTACAACGCGAATAGCAAAGGCCAAGCACCCTATCAACCTCCTCGGGGTAACCCAGAGACAGGGAGAGCCGACCAGGAGGTACTTAGAtcggttcaacgacgaatgcttggaaaTCGACGGCCTGACCGACTCGGTGGCCAGTCTCTGCCTGACGAACGGCCTCCTCAACGAGAACTTCCGGAAACACCTTACCACGAAGCCGGTTTGGACGATGCATGAAATCCAAACGGTGGCCAAAGAGTACATAaacgacgaggaagtcagccgggTCGTGGCAGCCAATAAGCGGCAGTCCGGTTACGGCCAGACCCGGCAGTCCGGTGGCGACGGGGAGAGAGCAAAAGAAAAGGTTAGGGAGGAGGCATCGAACAAAGCTCCTAGGCCGTTCCCTCGAGTCGGAAAGTTCACTAACTACACTCCACTCACCCTCCCCATTGTGGAAGTCTATCAACAAATAGCTGAGAAAGGAATTCTTCCGAAGCCCCGACCACTCAAGGACCGCACaggaggaaacaagaacctttATTGTGACTACCATAAGGGATATGGCCATCAAACACAGGACTGTTTCGACCTAAAGGATGCATTGGAACAGGCGATAagggaagggaagctagcagcgtTCTCCCATCTCATCAGGGAGCCGAGAAGGCGCTATCGCGATCAGGATGAGGAAGGCAAGACACGCTCGATCAAACGGCGACAGGAGCCCGAAGACAGAGACCACGGCCTAACGGTGATAAACGTGGTAACGGCAAAAAACGCTGCACCAAAGTCCCGATCGGCACACAAGAAAGACGCCAGGGTTCTGGCGATCTCATCCACACCGGTGCAGAATACCAAAAAACCTCCGTCCATCTCTTTCGGCCCAGAAGATCAATGGTTCAGCGACGCCCCGGAAAACCCTCCCATGGTCATAacggccagagtgggaaccggcctcgtcaaGCGGATCCTTGTCGACACCGGGGCTgattcaaacatcatgttccgcaacgtgttcGACGCACTGGGGATGAAGGATTCCGACCtgacgacccaccagcacggGGTTATCGGGttaggcgaccacttcatcaaaccAGACGGGGTCATTTCCCTGCCGATCTCGGTAGGCCAGAAGCAAGGCCGAAGATCGGCGATGGCCGAATTCGTGATCCTCCGagactccacagcctacaacatcatcttgggaagaaaaacaatcaatgaTTTTGAAGCCATAATCAACACCAAGCTGCTAGTTATGAAGTTTGTCGCCGATGATGGATCCATAGGGACCATAAGAGGAGACCTCGAGACGGCGGTCGCTTGTGACAACGCCAGCCTTTCCCTCAGAAAGAAGTCCAAGGAAGCATCTGGCGTATTCCTGGCCGACCTTGATGCCAGAGTAGAGGACAACCCGAGGCCGGAACCAGAAGGGGACCTGGAGAAATTTAGCATCGGCGACGAAGGGGAAAAGTTCACATTTCGTTAA
- the LOC112708731 gene encoding LRR receptor-like serine/threonine-protein kinase IOS1 — protein MALSPPVPPNGRVVVCRWGDLPPPLCEATEAAPSAPAARARSPGPGATSIQAKESPQTAPMFGNRVPDRYKDDPYDRIWEPYWDNKWTQLSSRLSNYDLIQNDFKPPAVVMETAATPRNVTASLDFNWEIDDETEHQYYFYLHFAELQKLGPNQTRSFNTTINDVPWNAALQLRYHKVHTRNTLTGPWLLTKRGHISLIRTQSSTLPPIINALEIYFAKDFSELETQRNDVDAVTNIKRAYRMDSRNWEGDPCAPIAYKWQGVDCTSFDGFLRITSLNLSSSGLTGHIPADISKLTMLKSLDLSDNGLSENIPSFLAQMQSLEYLNLANNNLSGSVSNELLQKQSDGQLSLSVGQNPNLCASTSCNHQTNDTRKKNNNATITVVASIAGILLLLVIVEAVIIFRLKKQYATTTIFGKLRNSMKGSQLESKQRQYSFNEVVKMTNNFDKILGRGGFGKVYHGFIEDIQVAVKMLSLSSVQGYQQFVAEVKLLMRVYHRNLTSLIGYCNEKTNIGLIYEYMANGNLDEHLSGKNDKKKSLNWEDRLRIALDAAQGLEYLHNGCKPPIIHRDVKCSNILLNEKFHAKLADFGLSKCFAADSDTHVSTIVAGTPGYLDPEYTTSNRLTEKSDVYSFGVVLLRIITGQPVIILREDMTDHISQRVNSMIVEGDITSIVDSRIQGDFDNGSAWRVVEIAMASVSASSLKRPYMSDIVKDLKECLAAELARKHNSCDLQNEDLVGHVSVNLISTDMTPLAR, from the exons ATGGCGCTATCGCCGCCCGTTCCTCCGAACGGTCGGGTTGTTGTGTGTCGTTGGGGGGATCTCCCGCCTCCCCTTTGCGAGGCGACGGAGGCTGCCCCTTCCGCTCCGgctgctcgagctcggtcgccGGGACCTGGCGCGACTTCCATTCAGGCGAAggagtccccacagacggcgccaatgttcggtaatCGGGTTCCAGACAG GTATAAAGATGACCCATATGATCGAATATGGGAGCCTTATTGGGACAACAAGTGGACACAATTAAGCAGCAGACTTAGCAACTATGACTTGATTCAGAATGACTTTAAACCACCAgcagttgtgatggagactgcaGCTACACCAAGAAACGTTACTGCTTCATTAGACTTCAACTGGGAGATTGATGATGAAACTGAGCACCAATACTATTTCTACTTACACTTCGCTGAGCTTCAGAAGTTGGGTCCAAATCAAACAAGATCATTCAATACCACCATAAATGACGTGCCTTGGAATGCAGCATTACAACTCAGATACCATAAAGTACACACCAGAAACACTCTAACCGGACCTTGGCTTCTAACAAAAAGGGGTCACATTTCACTTATTCGGACACAATCTTCCACCCTTCCACCCATCATCAATGCTCTTGAGATTTATTTTGCTAAAGATTTTTCAGAGTTAGAAACCCAAAGAAATGACG TGGATGCAGTCACAAACATCAAGAGGGCTTATAGGATGGACAGTAGAAACTGGGAAGGAGATCCATGTGCTCCCATTGCATACAAGTGGCAAGGTGTAGACTGTACCTCTTTTGATGGCTTTCTAAGAATCACATCCTT GAATTTGTCTTCAAGTGGACTCACCGGACATATACCGGCTGATATCTCCAAGCTTACCATGTTAAAATCCTT AGATTTATCGGACAATGGCTTAAGTGAGAATATACCTTCTTTTCTGGCACAAATGCAATCACTAGAATACTT AAACTTGGCAAACAACAATCTATCAGGTTCAGTTTCAAATGAACTCCTTCAAAAACAAAGTGATGGTCAACTATCCTTGAG TGTGGGACAAAATCCAAATCTATGTGCATCAACTTCATGCAACCATCAAACAAATGATAcaagaaagaagaataataatGCAACCATTACAGTGGTAGCATCAATTGCAGGGATATTACTGCTTCTAGTAATTGTTGAAGCAGTTATAATCTTTCGCCTAAAAAAGCAATATG CTACTACGACCATTTTTGGGAAACTTCGCAATTCAATGAAGGGGTCGCAACTGGAATCAAAGCAACGGCAATATTCATTTAATGAGGTTGTTAAGATGACCAACAACTTTGATAAGATTCTTGGTAGAGGTGGATTCGGAAAAGTTTACCATGGCTTTATTGAGGACATTCAAGTGGCTGTCAAGATGCTTTCACTATCATCCGTGCAAGGATATCAACAATTTGTTGCCGAG GTTAAGCTTCTAATGAGAGTCTATCACCGAAATCTAACGTCTCTCATTGGTTATTGCAATGAAAAAACTAACATAGGACTCATCTATGAATACATGGCAAATGGAAATTTAGATGAACATCTTTCAG GAAAAAACGATAAGAAGAAGTCCTTAAATTGGGAAGATAGACTTCGAATAGCATTGGATGCAGCCCAAG gATTGGAATATCTGCATAATGGTTGTAAGCCACCTATAATCCACAGAGATGTGAAATGCTCCAATATTCTACTAAATGAAAAATTTCATGCCAAACTTGCTGATTTTGGATTATCCAAATGCTTTGCGGCCGACAGCGATACGCATGTGTCGACAATTGTTGCTGGAACTCCAGGCTACCTAGATCCTGA GTACACGACATCAAACAGATTGACAGAGAAAAGTGATGTATATAGTTTTGGAGTAGTTCTTTTAAGGATTATCACGGGGCAACCGGTTATAATTTTAAGGGAAGACATGACTGATCATATAAGTCAACGAGTTAATTCTATGATTGTTGAAGGGGATATAACAAGTATTGTTGACTCAAGAATACAAGGAGATTTTGACAATGGTTCTGCATGGAGAGTGGTTGAAATTGCCATGGCTTCTGTGTCTGCCAGTTCTTTGAAAAGGCCATACATGAGTGATATAGTGAAAGATCTAAAGGAGTGTTTGGCTGCAGAGTTAGCTCGAAAACATAACAGTTGTGACCTTCAAAACGAAGATTTAGTTGGGCACGTCAGCGTCAATTTGATTAGTACTGATATGACTCCCTTGGCTAGATAA